One genomic region from Sulfurimonas sp. encodes:
- the pheA gene encoding prephenate dehydratase: MKTLDDCRIAIDAIDNEILKLLNDRMKVVGKVGEIKSESGGTIYRPEREKAIIDRLEGQSKESEGVLNRNAIEAIFLEIFAVSRNLELPEKIAYLGPEGTFTHQAAESRFGAMSDYISLGSIYSVFKTLEAKRAKFGVVPIENSKDGIVGETLDLLAKSSVKIVAELYMPIHMSFVTKATSIEKITKIYSKDKGFGQCREFLAEHGLVNVDQIPVDSTAKAAILASEDPDAAAICSHIAAKLYGVPTMFENIEDAHDSSTRFVILSDFKNAKSEDDKTSILVRLKDGVEAGALVHFLQDFDEENINLSKIESRPSKDKSGFGYWFYIDFYGHIDEKRIQRVLDKHGSEVTWLGSYVNGDNNEV; encoded by the coding sequence ATGAAAACTTTAGATGATTGTAGAATTGCAATAGACGCTATTGATAATGAAATTTTAAAACTTTTAAATGATAGAATGAAAGTTGTTGGTAAAGTTGGTGAGATTAAGAGTGAATCAGGTGGAACCATTTATAGACCTGAGAGAGAAAAAGCTATCATTGATAGGTTAGAAGGACAAAGTAAAGAAAGTGAAGGCGTTTTAAATAGAAATGCTATTGAAGCGATATTTTTAGAAATATTTGCAGTTTCAAGAAACTTGGAATTACCAGAAAAAATAGCTTACCTTGGACCAGAAGGTACCTTTACTCATCAAGCGGCAGAGAGTCGTTTTGGTGCTATGAGTGACTATATATCACTAGGTTCAATTTACTCTGTTTTTAAAACACTTGAAGCTAAAAGAGCTAAGTTTGGTGTAGTTCCAATAGAAAATTCAAAAGATGGTATAGTTGGAGAAACTCTTGATTTACTAGCAAAAAGTAGTGTAAAAATAGTAGCAGAACTTTATATGCCTATTCATATGTCGTTTGTTACAAAAGCAACTTCAATAGAAAAAATTACAAAAATTTACTCAAAAGACAAAGGTTTTGGACAGTGTAGAGAATTTTTAGCAGAGCATGGTTTAGTTAATGTTGATCAAATTCCTGTTGATTCAACCGCAAAAGCTGCTATTTTAGCATCTGAGGACCCAGATGCTGCAGCGATTTGTAGTCATATAGCTGCAAAACTATATGGTGTGCCAACAATGTTTGAAAATATTGAAGATGCTCATGATAGTAGTACAAGATTTGTAATACTTAGTGATTTTAAAAATGCTAAAAGTGAAGATGACAAAACTTCGATTTTAGTAAGGTTAAAAGATGGTGTAGAAGCTGGTGCATTAGTGCATTTTTTACAAGATTTTGATGAAGAAAATATAAATCTATCAAAAATCGAATCTCGTCCCTCTAAAGATAAAAGTGGGTTTGGATATTGGTTTTATATAGATTTTTATGGGCATATAGATGAGAAAAGAATACAAAGAGTTCTGGATAAACATGGTAGTGAAGTTACATGGTTAGGCAGTTATGTAAATGGAGATAATAATGAAGTTTAA
- a CDS encoding HAD-IIA family hydrolase, whose product MYFIDVQGTLISDADKTPIAGALEFIRSLNEKKVPYMIVTNNTKKSSSDFYQYLKSLGFEFELSSYIDPLMILESCVSKQRVAAYGSKAFLQTIKNMSYVLDYEKPKTVLVAIKEDFKADEYAQMIDFLLDGAELIGMNETSIYAQNAKRYPGVGGILKMLEFATSTSYKVVGKPSLAFYEEALKGLQLQDEDATFSKITMISDDVKGDLGGAKEMGMKTIFVTSGKYKTAQEIIPSLKQELRPDEIFADMQEILEQNQGHSR is encoded by the coding sequence TTGTATTTCATAGATGTTCAAGGTACTCTTATTAGCGATGCAGACAAAACTCCCATAGCTGGTGCTTTAGAGTTTATTCGCAGTTTAAATGAGAAAAAAGTGCCATATATGATAGTTACAAATAACACTAAAAAATCATCATCTGATTTTTATCAATATTTAAAATCTCTTGGTTTTGAGTTTGAACTTTCTTCATATATAGACCCTTTGATGATTTTAGAATCTTGTGTATCTAAACAAAGAGTAGCTGCTTATGGCTCAAAAGCTTTTTTACAAACTATAAAAAATATGAGTTATGTTTTAGACTATGAAAAACCTAAAACGGTTTTAGTCGCTATTAAAGAAGATTTTAAAGCTGATGAATATGCTCAAATGATAGATTTTTTACTTGATGGTGCAGAGTTGATTGGAATGAATGAAACTTCTATTTATGCTCAAAATGCTAAAAGATACCCTGGGGTAGGTGGAATTTTGAAAATGTTGGAATTTGCAACTTCTACCTCATACAAAGTTGTGGGAAAACCAAGTTTAGCTTTTTATGAAGAAGCATTAAAAGGGCTGCAACTTCAAGATGAGGATGCCACTTTTAGTAAAATAACAATGATTAGTGATGATGTTAAAGGTGATTTGGGTGGAGCAAAAGAGATGGGTATGAAAACTATTTTTGTGACAAGTGGAAAGTATAAAACTGCACAAGAAATTATTCCATCTTTAAAGCAAGAACTAAGACCAGACGAAATATTTGCAGATATGCAAGAGATATTAGAACAAAATCAAGGACATAGCAGATGA
- the lysA gene encoding diaminopimelate decarboxylase, whose protein sequence is MNFKELASKYQTPLYIYDFNYMSKQYDELKDAFKARKSILAYAVKANSNLSVVKHFAKMGSGADCVSIGEVRRAFLAGIPAYKIIFSGVGKSDDEIREAIKKDILYINVESEAELKRVESIAKELSKVSRISIRVNPNIDPKTHPYISTGLHDNKFGVEIDTAKRMYIFSKNSESLEPVGIHFHIGSQLTHLEPIYESAVIVADMVRSLETIDIKLKFFDVGGGLGIKYDDEVTIEPYEYVQAILGTLKGLDLTVICEPGRFLTANAGYFLTKVLYEKQNGDKKFVVVDGAMNDLLRPALYSAYHKIEAITDSTSAPRAVDIVGPVCESGDFFAKDYLLPELERNDLVVIHSAGAYGFGMGSNYNTRGRSAEVAVIDGESKLIRKRESFDDLIALETDYIKD, encoded by the coding sequence ATGAATTTTAAAGAATTGGCATCTAAGTATCAAACTCCATTATATATTTATGATTTTAATTACATGAGTAAACAATATGACGAGTTAAAAGATGCATTTAAAGCAAGAAAATCTATCTTGGCTTACGCAGTTAAAGCAAACTCAAATTTAAGTGTTGTAAAACATTTTGCAAAAATGGGAAGTGGTGCTGACTGTGTTTCTATCGGAGAAGTGCGTCGTGCTTTTTTAGCGGGTATACCAGCATATAAAATCATCTTTTCTGGTGTCGGTAAAAGTGATGATGAGATTCGTGAAGCGATAAAAAAAGATATTTTATATATTAATGTAGAAAGCGAAGCAGAGCTTAAACGAGTAGAGTCTATTGCCAAAGAGTTAAGTAAAGTTTCTCGAATAAGCATTAGAGTAAATCCAAATATTGACCCAAAAACTCATCCATATATTTCAACAGGACTTCACGACAATAAGTTTGGAGTAGAGATAGACACAGCTAAAAGAATGTATATATTTTCAAAAAATTCTGAGTCTTTAGAACCTGTAGGAATTCACTTCCATATCGGTTCACAGCTCACGCATCTAGAGCCTATTTATGAATCAGCAGTTATAGTTGCAGATATGGTTCGTTCATTAGAAACAATCGATATTAAACTAAAGTTTTTTGATGTTGGTGGCGGACTTGGAATTAAGTATGACGATGAAGTCACTATTGAGCCTTATGAATATGTACAAGCAATTTTGGGAACTCTTAAAGGTCTGGACTTGACTGTTATCTGTGAACCTGGAAGATTTTTAACTGCAAATGCAGGATACTTTTTAACAAAAGTTCTTTATGAAAAACAAAATGGCGATAAAAAGTTTGTAGTAGTTGATGGAGCTATGAATGATCTTCTTCGTCCAGCATTATATAGTGCTTATCACAAGATAGAAGCTATTACAGATTCTACTTCTGCTCCAAGAGCAGTTGATATTGTTGGTCCAGTTTGCGAGAGTGGAGATTTTTTCGCTAAAGATTATCTACTTCCTGAGTTAGAACGAAATGACTTAGTAGTTATTCATAGTGCGGGAGCTTATGGTTTTGGAATGGGTAGTAACTATAATACGCGTGGGCGTAGTGCTGAGGTAGCAGTTATTGATGGAGAGTCAAAGCTTATACGAAAAAGAGAAAGCTTTGATGATTTGATAGCTTTAGAAACAGATTATATAAAAGATTAA